The segment TCTAACCTTTAAGATGTTACTCAGACATATTGATGGAAAGCCACCACTGAACTATGTTCTTAAGCCGGAGCTAATCGTACGTCAATCGTGCGGGGCTAAGTTGTTGCCACGTTTCGAATCGTTCATACAAAAATAGCAAATTTTTTGTGGTGCAAGAGAAAGGAATTAAGTTGGTCTTGTCGAAATACTAGGTAGAGGGATAAACGTATATACCCAAACTGAGTTGGGTATCGAGTAATGCGGCTAGGGTTTCTCAAGACAAGATGCCTGGAGTGAAAAAGCAGGAGAAGCTTGCTATCATCGTGTTCTGGTGTTTTGCCAGTTTTAGGAACTGTGAGTTTCTTAGAAGCTAGCGACTTGGCATGCAGGACAAGAGAGGGACTTTCAATGCGTGAAGCCCGAATAGAGTATGCGGGTTACCTTGCATTTTGAAGATTTGGCGAAGTTGTGGATTGATGTGTCAATGGACTTGGGGTTGACAAGGTAACTTAACTTTGTGGTTTGTTGGGAGTTATAGCAGAATGAAGCATTGTTTCTGTGGAAAGCCATGGGTATCTTTGCAGGAGCTAGCGAGTGGATTGGGCAGATCTCAGATGAAGCTAGTTGTTAGCTTACTTCTGATGTAAATGGTACCTGGAAAGCTCCAAAATGTCCCGGGGATCGGTTACTGGAGCTTGTTGCAGACATTCATCGACTGATGACGGTGATGTGGACCCAGTTGGGGCTGCGATAGAAGTACGGTTAGGACAGGTAATCAGGGTTGTTTTGGGCACCCAATACATAGCGTAGTGGTCCCGTTCTGTGACCTAGACCACACATTATTGCTCGGAAGGACCACTACGCCCTATCCGAACCTGTGAATTGTTGTGGGTATATAGTAATTTGCTGGGAATCCAAACAAGTGCATAGATACTAGTAGATTCCGAAGACTTATAGTATACCCATGAAATCAGTATGTAGGCGGAAGGGTTTGGGAACGCAATCCAAATAGTTGCTGGGAAAGCTCCTTAAGTGTTGGGTGGACACAGAGTTACTGCGATAGACCAGCATCGGGTCGAGGTTAATGGGGGAATGCGATAGGACTTTTGGTATCTACACTTATCGGGACGGGGAGTGATGCCGTGGGCGAGGATGATTGGATATTGTCTTTGGTTGGAAGCTAGTAGGGGCTGTAGTTCAAGTGAGTAAGTCAATTAAGAAAGGAGACTACTAATGAAAGTAAGAAATTCAATGACCCTGAGGATCCTACTCGTGTGTATGGTGCTTCTCTTTGCATGGACGAGCAACTGCTTGGCAAAGGAAAGGCTCACAATTCACCTTGTCTCGTTGCATCCAAATGCGATCAAGTACATCAATGAGAACGTGATTCCCGAGTTTGAAAGCAAGTATAATGTCGAAGTCTCACTTGTAAAAGTGGACTGGAATACACGTAATGATGAACTGATTATATCGACCGCTGGGGGTATTCCCCCTGACATCTATATGAGCGGGGCAGAGCACATTAAGGAACTGGTTGATCTCGGTCTCATCTACCCGATCGACAAAGAGTGGGAGGCGTGGGAGGATAAGGACGACTTTTTTCCGGCGACCCTGGGAAGCTCTACTTTCGACGGACAACGGTACGGTGTACCTATTTATACTGCTCCCCGGCTTTGGTGGTACCGTAAGAATGTCTTCGATGAAAGTGGACTCGATAGTTCGCGTCCTCCGACGAATTGGACTGAGCTACTGAACACTGTAAAGCGACTTACTGAGACTGATGGGGCAGATAGAGTTCTAAGACAAGGATATGACCTGTCGAGAATGTATCCGGGCGATATGCATTCGGCCATTCAGGATTATATCGTGTATTTGTGGCAGGCTGGTGGCAAGCTAGTTGATGAGACGACGCGCCAACCCTTGTTTAATACAAACGCAGGTCGCGAGGCACTTCAGTTTATGGTCGATCTAAAGGAAACGGTCTTACCACCAGGAATGACGTTGGCTGCGGTTAGAGGAGCAGGGGGGGCATTTGTGCAAAGTAAATCAGCGATTTACCTTGCCGGACCATGGGTGCCAGCGGAAGTGAGGGATGTATTCCCTGATCAACTAGACGATGTCGGTGGGTTCTACAAGCTGGAAGGAAAAGGCGGCGCGTACAGTGTAGTATTCAGCGATTGGCTGGGCATCCACTCTGCGAGCCCGAACAAGGAGCTAGCCTGGCGGTTCATTCAGGCTCTGACTTCTGCGGAGACTCTTGTCGGTATGCATTTGTATACCGGACTCCTTGCTCCAAGACGGTCAGTGGTTGAAGACTTCGTGCAAGTGATGCCGGCTAGTCGGTACATCTACGAATCAATGGACTACATGCGCGCATTTCCGATAGCTGCTGACTCCATGGAGATGAGAGAGGCGTGGTTTGAGCAGTATACAGAGGTTATGGCAGGCAGAAAGGACGTAGATAACGGATTGGCAGAAGCGGCACGCGTATGGAGTGTTCTTGCTAAGTAGACCACTAGGATATTGATTGCCGGAAGTAATTGGTTGGACGGGTGTAAGACCCGTCCAACTGCACTGTTACGTTACGTATGACGCGTAACTAGCTACTGAGAGCTTCTTCAAGGGGCTGGCGATTGCAGACCACTAAGCAAGTGCACGAATATTCAATAACGTGGGACCTGCTGACCCAGTGTTCAGATGAACGAGTCCTACTGGGCTTTAGTAGACTGGGCAGACACGAGTGGTTTCGGGAGGAGACGCTTAAGATCTTGGGGGAGGTAGCACTAAGGAGCAGCGCATCAATACAAACGCCCTCAAAACAGCACTCGACACGTCAATAGCTACTGTTTTGGAGGGCGTTATGCTATTATCAAGAGCAAAAAGCTAAAGAAGTACCTATGCAGGAGCCGAATTAGTTCTGCTAGTTGGCTCGAAAACACAGGTATATTGGCGGTGAAGATTGTTTTTTGTGACAAGTGCCCCTAATCGGTATGCTGGATTAGCGGGCAATCTCGAAAAGATGCGAGGACTTCTTTTATGGCGATAAGATTCCCACTTTGAAGACCGACAATGGACCTTGGGCCATGGTTAAGGCTATCTACCAAACACGCCCAACTTACGCCATTCAGGTTCATCTATGCTGCTTTGTCAGAAAAGCGTTACATGCGGCGAAGACACGGTTACTAAAATTACCAAACCTCTAGACACCTCTACCAACGATTCATGAACAACGCTATAGGCTGACCCGAGATTGGTGACAGAAGGTCCGGCATGATCCACATTCCGGATTATTAATCCAAATTTAACTGGTTTCTGCCGCGAAAGGAAAGGAATTGCGATGTGTGTGTCGAAGTAATTACTCATGAAGCCAAGCGTATATCCTAAGTTTTTGGGATTGGTTGAATAAGGGTTTACAGAAGTAGGGTGCCAATTCGGACACTGGTATCGATACATATCGTGGTTATTGCATAGAAAGGGGCTTTGGGCGAATGAAGCTCGGATTAAGCATGTGGAGTGTTGTCAGTCTACACCGTCAAGGGTTTACTGTGGAGGACTTCGTAAGGCTTGCCTCAGAGTTAGGCGTCGATGGGGTGGAACTGCTTGACTATTTTTGGGCGGATAAGACAACTCAGCCCCAACAGATAGTTCAACTAGCTAAAGAGTGCAGTCTGGATATTCTAAGCTATGCGATTGATAATGATTTTGTTAACGCTGATTCCGCCATTAGACATAAGATGCAAGATCATGTTCGAAGAGAGATAGACTTGGCTGCGGATGTTGGTGCGCCAGTTGTCAGGGTGTTTTCCGGTAACGCCAAGCAAAACATAGATTTTGAAACTGGGTTTACTTGGATCGTAGAGGGTTTAAGCGAGGCCGCAGAATATGCAGAGACCAAAGAGATCATGCTTTGCTTAGAGAACCATGGTACCTTTGCTGGGACTAGTGCACAGATCGAACGAATCCTAGATGAGGTCGGTTCACCAGCTTTGACCGCTACCTTTGATACAGGTAATTTCATGCTTTGTATGGAGAACCCCAAAGAGGCCATTAATCGATTGGCAAAACGGGTCGGGCATGTCCATTTTAAAGACTTCAGGTATGTAGATAGCGACGAAACAAAGGGCGTATATACAGGCCTTGGCGGTACAAGGGTGAAGGGAACAGCAATTGGTGAAGGTGATGTAGACCTACCGTATATTGTAAAGGCTCTGCAGGAAGTAGGGTATCAAGGTTCCCTGGTGATTGAGTATGAGGGAACTGATGATGTGAAAGAAGACCTTAGAAATTCAGTTGCCTATGTCAAGGGTTTAATCTGCGTTTAAGGTGTGAAATCTGTGGTAGTGCAGTCTAAGATGCCCCATCGACACCAAAAAAGGTCTTTGGGTTTTGCGCTATTGCAGTACTGATTTGGGGCTGGGAAGGACGAGGAGCCCCGCAGCGCAAAAAAGTTAAATTACAGGAAGATAATGCTTGCATCCAGAATCTGCGGATTTGTGGAAAGAAAGTATCATTATTCCGTGGAACGACGCGTTACATTATGCCATCTTTGAGTTGCGTAAAAGGTGAAAGGGAGTGATGCCGGTCTAGGGTATTCTGGTATTGACGTCAATATGACGAATCAGTTTTATGTTTTGGTGCAGAGAGATGGGATGTGGAGCCAGTTATTTACGCGACCATTTGATAGTTGAGGAAGATTTGTAAAATAAAATACTCATTAGAAAATTAGGTATAATGCGAAGGGGGTATGTATTGTGAAACGACATGTTCTCCAAAGAGTTGTAGTTTTGTCTTTTGTGATACTGGGGCTTTTGCTCCCGCTTGTAGCTGATGCCGCCGATGAAGTTGAGATGATTATCTGGGTGAATAACTGGCAACAGAAGGTCATTAGTGGAATAAGGGACGTTGCCAACCTATTTGCAGAACGACATCCTGAGGTAAAAAGCGTTACTGTAGTTGAAGGAGATCAAAACAGCCTCGCTGAGCGTTTGACCTTGGGAGTTATTTCGAATACTCCACCGGACCTGATTGCCATGCCAGCACCTGCCGTACAGTATGCTTTGGCAGGGCTTCTGCAACCAATAGATGAGTTCTTAGCAGCTAGTGCATTGGTATCCCCCACCGACTATCCTCCACTTGTAGTTGAATCCTTTACAGCCAATGGCAGCTTATATGCATTACCCTCCTTAGAAGTGGGTCCCGGCCTGTGTCTTATTTACTCCAAGGATCTATTTGCGGAAGCTGGACTGGCGGATCGGGGGCCCGAGACGCTGGAGGAACTCTATCAAATTCACAAGAAAATGACCATTCTAAGTGCCGAGGGCAATGTAACCCAAGTGGGACTTCAACCCCTTGATGCCATGGGCACCGCGTACTTTCCCAGCATTTGGAGTACAGTCTTTGATTTAGATTGGTACGACACCACTACTAACAAAGTTGATATGATGTGTTTCGAACCAGCCGTAGAGTACATCAAACGTATCTATGATACCCCGGGCTATGAGCTAATCATAGGGGCTGGTACCGGAGGATGGGCTGGTGCAGCAGCAAGCAGACGTTTAGCTATGCAAATAAACGGTTACTGGCTGCCGGGTGAGCTTAGGGGACTTGGTGTAGATCCTTCAGCGTACGGATATACTTGGATGCCAAACGTTACAGGCGATAAAGCTACAGCCATCGCGCCATGGGGTTATGGTATTCCTAGTGGAGCACAACGTCCTGATTTATCCTTTGCCCTTATGGAGTTCTTTGCCTCGGCAGAAGCTTCTCAGATGATGTTTAATGCTTGTGGCTATCTCAATGGGAATATGACGGCAATCAGAGAACTAGATATTAGTGGGCTGCCGGTTGTAGCTCCAATCGTGGCAATGTTTGACGAAGCTGACCGGATTAACGCTCCTCCTCCGGTGCCCATGTTAGAACAGATCCGTGCACGTGTTCGCAACGAACTTGGCGCGGTGTGGCGTACGGAACAACCGCCAAGGATCGTCTTAGATAATTTGCAGAAGCTTATACAACAGGATATTGATGAAGCTTTAGCTCCCAAAGTAAAAGCTGAGCAATAGGTTTTTCAAGCTAACCCCCGGAGCCGGTGTAGTTGGCCGGCTCCGGAAACGATTTCGGGGTGATCGCTTCGCATGATGCTCAGAAGGGGCTAGAGAAACTCGAACATGCTGAAATCCAAATCACCATTTTTCTTGATTAGATGTGGATCTGCATGAACATACTCCACTTTACCCACAAACATTTCGTGGGATCCGGTTACGATAGAGTTGACGACGCGGCATTCAATATTGACTGGGCAATCCACAAGTATTGGTGCATTGACTCTGATACCATCGCCTAATCTTGCGTTGATGGCCTCTAGTTTGTCTCCATCTCTGCCACTGTGAGAGCCAAGGTAGTCAAACAGTGCCTTGTTGTGGGTGCTAACGAGATTAACAACGAAACAACCGGAATCCTTGATCAAACGGTAGGAATAACGGGAAGGGACTATTCCCACCATTACCATAGGAGGGTCATAGCTGCAATTGCAGCAGTACGCAACGGCTAAGGCATTGTTCTCTCCATTGACTCCCTTGCACGAAACCAGTATGTTAGGCCGTGGTTGTAGGCATGATTTAAAGTTGGCAGGCATCTTATTCACATTAGTCTACGTCCTTTCATGGGTCTTAATTATTTCCCCTGGTACATGAATATCTCTGAGTCTGGTACTCTGACTTCTCTTTGAAGGCATCATCACCTTTTAGGCGCTGCCCTGGATTGGTTTTGCTAGAGAATCTAAAGTTCTAGCACATCCCCT is part of the Limnochordia bacterium genome and harbors:
- a CDS encoding extracellular solute-binding protein, with translation MKVRNSMTLRILLVCMVLLFAWTSNCLAKERLTIHLVSLHPNAIKYINENVIPEFESKYNVEVSLVKVDWNTRNDELIISTAGGIPPDIYMSGAEHIKELVDLGLIYPIDKEWEAWEDKDDFFPATLGSSTFDGQRYGVPIYTAPRLWWYRKNVFDESGLDSSRPPTNWTELLNTVKRLTETDGADRVLRQGYDLSRMYPGDMHSAIQDYIVYLWQAGGKLVDETTRQPLFNTNAGREALQFMVDLKETVLPPGMTLAAVRGAGGAFVQSKSAIYLAGPWVPAEVRDVFPDQLDDVGGFYKLEGKGGAYSVVFSDWLGIHSASPNKELAWRFIQALTSAETLVGMHLYTGLLAPRRSVVEDFVQVMPASRYIYESMDYMRAFPIAADSMEMREAWFEQYTEVMAGRKDVDNGLAEAARVWSVLAK
- a CDS encoding sugar phosphate isomerase/epimerase; its protein translation is MKLGLSMWSVVSLHRQGFTVEDFVRLASELGVDGVELLDYFWADKTTQPQQIVQLAKECSLDILSYAIDNDFVNADSAIRHKMQDHVRREIDLAADVGAPVVRVFSGNAKQNIDFETGFTWIVEGLSEAAEYAETKEIMLCLENHGTFAGTSAQIERILDEVGSPALTATFDTGNFMLCMENPKEAINRLAKRVGHVHFKDFRYVDSDETKGVYTGLGGTRVKGTAIGEGDVDLPYIVKALQEVGYQGSLVIEYEGTDDVKEDLRNSVAYVKGLICV
- a CDS encoding flavin reductase family protein, translated to MNKMPANFKSCLQPRPNILVSCKGVNGENNALAVAYCCNCSYDPPMVMVGIVPSRYSYRLIKDSGCFVVNLVSTHNKALFDYLGSHSGRDGDKLEAINARLGDGIRVNAPILVDCPVNIECRVVNSIVTGSHEMFVGKVEYVHADPHLIKKNGDLDFSMFEFL
- a CDS encoding extracellular solute-binding protein, which gives rise to MKRHVLQRVVVLSFVILGLLLPLVADAADEVEMIIWVNNWQQKVISGIRDVANLFAERHPEVKSVTVVEGDQNSLAERLTLGVISNTPPDLIAMPAPAVQYALAGLLQPIDEFLAASALVSPTDYPPLVVESFTANGSLYALPSLEVGPGLCLIYSKDLFAEAGLADRGPETLEELYQIHKKMTILSAEGNVTQVGLQPLDAMGTAYFPSIWSTVFDLDWYDTTTNKVDMMCFEPAVEYIKRIYDTPGYELIIGAGTGGWAGAAASRRLAMQINGYWLPGELRGLGVDPSAYGYTWMPNVTGDKATAIAPWGYGIPSGAQRPDLSFALMEFFASAEASQMMFNACGYLNGNMTAIRELDISGLPVVAPIVAMFDEADRINAPPPVPMLEQIRARVRNELGAVWRTEQPPRIVLDNLQKLIQQDIDEALAPKVKAEQ